The DNA segment AGCACGCCTACAGCCGTCAGGAAGCCGTCTTCCCGACCGGAGTGAGCGCCACCGACAAGTACTGGCCGCCGGTCCGCCGCGTCGACCAGGCCTTCGGCGACCGCAACCTGGTGTGCTCCTGCCCGCCGCTCGAGGCGTACGAGGACTGACGCGGCGGGAGAAACCTGCGGGAAAACCTCCTACCGGGGAGTGGAAGGGCTCTGCTTCGGCCGGCCGAAGCAGAGCCCTTCGCCGTACCTCCGTCCGTACCTCCCGCCTGCCCTGTGGGACCGGGCCGGAGCCTGGGCGGGACCGGGACCGCTTCCGCGTGTCAGATGCGGTCGATATGGACGTTTGTCGACTTCACCCGGGCGGTGGCCTCCATGCCGACCTCCAGCCCGAGTTCCTCGACGGCCTCGCGGGTCAGCAGCGAGACCAGTCGGTGCGGGCCCGCCTGGATCTCGACCTGGGCGGCCACGTCGCCGAGCTTGATCGCGGTGACGATGCCGGGGAAGGCGTTGCGCGTCGAGGTGTACGGCGTGCCCTCCTCGGTCGCGCCGGCCTTCGCGAGGTCGACCGAGAACGCCGCCAGGTCCTGCCCGTCGATGAGCCGCCGGCCGCCTTCGTCGCGGTGGGTGGTGACCCGGCCCGCGTCCGCCCAGCGGCGGGCGGTGTCCGGGCTGACGCCGAGCAGCCGCGCTGCCTGGCCGATCGTGTAGGACTGCATGCCGATCAC comes from the Streptomyces sp. KMM 9044 genome and includes:
- a CDS encoding TOBE domain-containing protein is translated as MQSYTIGQAARLLGVSPDTARRWADAGRVTTHRDEGGRRLIDGQDLAAFSVDLAKAGATEEGTPYTSTRNAFPGIVTAIKLGDVAAQVEIQAGPHRLVSLLTREAVEELGLEVGMEATARVKSTNVHIDRI